From Natrinema salinisoli:
TAGTGAACTCCGACTTACTGACGACCAATCTGCTCGGATAGAGATATTCAACTTTGCTCAATAACCAGAAATAGACGGAACGTATGTCTAGGTTCAATCAGACTTCTCCGAGCTGCAAGGAAAGATGACCCATGAGAGTGGTGTGGTAGCCGATCTCTGACATAACCTTTATTAATGAGGGGTCCAAGATGTAGAATGGAATGTCACAGAACGATGTGGACCTAGAATTTGGGGTGTTCGCACAGCCAGCATGGCGGCCGGGAACAAATTGGACACTGTCTCTTGACCAAATGGTTGAGGAAGCACAGTTAGCGGAGAAACTCGGGTTCGATGAGTACTGGGTCGGAGAACACCATAGCGGAGGTCACGAAACGGTCCCGATGTCTGAAATGCAACTAGCACGGATGGCAGAAGCTACGGACCGGATTAAGCTGATGCCTGCAACGGTCAACCTCCCATATGACGTTAATGATCCGTTCTCAGTAGCTGAGCGGCTTGCCTTCCTCGACCAGATATCTCATGGACGCGTGATTCTCGGGTACGGTGGTGGTGCTCTGCCATCGGACATGGAGATGTTCAACGCGATGGATGACCGAGCCAAGGACCGGATGTGGGAGGCCATCGATGTCATTGAAACATATCTCCAGGCTGAAGAACCAACAGACTACAATGGGGAGTTCTTCGAATACGAAGATCGATTGATTCAGCTTCCAACCTACCAAGAGGAGCCGAAATCTTCGGTTGCTGGGTTGACTTCCCGGAGTTCATTCTATAATGCAGCTAAGGATGGATACCGCCCTCTCAGCCTCAGTTTCATCCCAGTGGAGGCACCCGATAACCCTGCTTGCATCAGCCTTGCCGATAGTGCAGAAGCTATCGAAGAAGGTGCCGAAGAGGCAGGTCGTGACCCGATGGAAGCCCGGCAGGATTGGTGTATCGTTCGTGACGTCTATATCTCCGAGAGCAAAGAACAAGCCTTCGAAGAGATACGTGAAGGAGCATGGGACTACTACGATTACATGCTCGAGCTCGGCCTCGCTCCCATTATGGCAACAGATGAGGAAATGGAGCGAGAAGACATAACGATGGAATGGGTCGCCGAAAACGTTCCCCTACTTATCGGTACTCCGGAGGACATCATCGAGCAGATCAAGGCAATACAGGAGAAAATTGGCCCGTTCGGTCAACTGCTAATCAATCACCACGACTGGCAAATCCCCCGACACAAGTGGGACCAGTCGCTCGAGCTGTTCGCCAAGGAAGTTATGCCCGCCTTCAAGTCTCGCGTCGGCCCGCGTGAATTCTCTAAAAGCCAAATCATGCCCTTCGAGGAACCAGCCCCTGACGACGACGTATTCAAACTCGACGGTTCTGACAACGTCCGCCACTTCTAATAGCGGACATTCTATCTGATTCTCTTCTGAAGCGTCAAGATGTCGTTAGACGCATTAATACTCCGATCCCAGACATAATGTAATATATTAGAGATAAGTAAAGATTTATATTCGATCCAGTCGAGTGTTTTGTTGCATGCTAGCAAACTTAGATGACGCAGCCTCGATTGTAACTGGTGGCGCATCCGGGAACGGACGAGCGATCGCACTAAAACTGGCAGAAGCCGGTTCGAACGTGACTATTGCGGATATCCGTGAGGAACCCCGCGAGAGTGGTCAGCCGACTCACGAACTCATCGAAACGGAATACGACGCTAATGCCCGCTTCGTTGAGACAGACGTAACCTCGATAGATGATCTACAGGCGACGGTCCAGGAGACGGTCGACGCTTACGGTTCACT
This genomic window contains:
- a CDS encoding LLM class flavin-dependent oxidoreductase, with the translated sequence MSQNDVDLEFGVFAQPAWRPGTNWTLSLDQMVEEAQLAEKLGFDEYWVGEHHSGGHETVPMSEMQLARMAEATDRIKLMPATVNLPYDVNDPFSVAERLAFLDQISHGRVILGYGGGALPSDMEMFNAMDDRAKDRMWEAIDVIETYLQAEEPTDYNGEFFEYEDRLIQLPTYQEEPKSSVAGLTSRSSFYNAAKDGYRPLSLSFIPVEAPDNPACISLADSAEAIEEGAEEAGRDPMEARQDWCIVRDVYISESKEQAFEEIREGAWDYYDYMLELGLAPIMATDEEMEREDITMEWVAENVPLLIGTPEDIIEQIKAIQEKIGPFGQLLINHHDWQIPRHKWDQSLELFAKEVMPAFKSRVGPREFSKSQIMPFEEPAPDDDVFKLDGSDNVRHF